A genomic stretch from Setaria italica strain Yugu1 chromosome VII, Setaria_italica_v2.0, whole genome shotgun sequence includes:
- the LOC101760895 gene encoding gibberellin 20 oxidase 2, producing MSASGSLPVVDLAPFFTEADGGGVARATEAVREACQTHGFFRAVNHGVSAELMARALELSAAFFALPDEEKAKARPAEGSEAPLPAGYARQPAHSADKNEYVLLFDPKLGFNEYPAEPAGFSEALEECYAKLTELGLLIQDILNECMGLPPGFLRDYNGDRSFDFMAALRYFPATEEESNGISAHEDGNCITFVIQDGVGGLEVLKDGDWVPAEPVHGSIIVNIADVIQVLSNNKLKSATHRVVRKPVHRHSFAFFFNIHGDKWIEPLPEFTAKIGEAPRYRGFVYSEYQQLRMRNKTHPPARPEDVVHITHYAI from the exons ATGTCGGCCAGCGGCTCGCTCCCCGTGGTGGATCTGGCGCCTTTTTTCACCGaagccgacggcggcggcgtcgcccgcgCCACCGAGGCCGTGCGCGAGGCTTGCCAGACGCACGGCTTCTTCCGCGCCGTCAACCACGGCGTGTCGGCGGAGCTCATGGCGCGCGCGCTCGAGCTGTCGGCCGCGTTCTTCGCGCTGCCGGACGAGGAGAAGGCCAAggcccggccggccgagggGTCCGAGGCTCCCCTCCCGGCCGGTTACGCGCGGCAGCCGGCGCACTCGGCCGACAAGAACGAGTACGTGCTGTTGTTTGATCCCAAGCTTGGGTTCAACGAGTACCCCGCCGAGCCAGCCGGATTCAG TGAGGCGCTGGAGGAGTGTTACGCCAAGCTCACCGAGCTGGGGCTGCTCATCCAGGACATCCTGAACGAGTGCATGGGCCTGCCGCCGGGGTTCCTCAGGGACTACAACGGCGACCGCAGCTTCGACTTCATGGCGGCGCTGCGCTACTTCCCGGCGACAGAGGAGGAGAGCAACGGCATCAGCGCGCACGAGGACGGCAACTGCATCACCTTCGTCATCCAGGACGGCGTCGGGGGCCTCGAGGTCCTCAAGGACGGCGACTGGGTCCCGGCGGAGCCCGTCCACGGCAGCATCATCGTCAACATAGCCGACGTCATACAGGTCCTGAGCAACAACAAGTTGAAGAGCGCGACGCACCGGGTGGTGAGGAAGCCGGTGCACAGGCACTCGTTCGCGTTCTTCTTCAACATCCACGGCGACAAGTGGATCGAGCCGCTGCCGGAGTTCACGGCCAAGATCGGCGAGGCGCCGCGATACAGGGGGTTCGTGTACAGCGAGTACCAGCAGCTGCGGATGAGGAACAAGACGCATCCGCCGGCCAGGCCCGAGGATGTCGTCCACATCACCCACTATGCCATCTAG
- the LOC101761299 gene encoding probable cyclic nucleotide-gated ion channel 6 yields MFDGAQKAQYMDGHRERFIRLEESSPRSSVPSEVGGGSALRFSMPGFGYGSFNALRSFLSGVRKGSGRLKSLRQSLTSGAPKTAFAEDLKSFKKTIFDPQDKLLFRMNWVFFSSCIIAVAVDPLFFFLPIINITKDGKPTCIGIDKTLAVASTIIRTVIDSIYFIRIILQFRTAYVAPSSRVFGTGELVIDPVPIAMRYIKSYFIMDLFALLPLPQIVVWRYLHISDGPDVLTTKNALVWVVLVQYIPRLLRIFPVTTDLKRTAGVFIETAWAGAAYYLLWFMLAGHNVGTLWYFLTIEREDDCWHSYCHLKDGCDSNYLYCSANHNGNYGSWFSSTQVFNQCNGTVNNPFNFGIYQQALVSGILGPGNFISKLCYCFWWGLQNLSTLGQGLVTSTYPGEVLFSIAICVLGLILFALLIGNMQSYLQSVAIRLEEMRVKKRDAEQWMHHRSLPPEIRHRVRRYERYRWLETRGVDEESLVQTLPKDLRRDIKRHLCLGLVKRVHLFENLDERLLDAICERLRPALYTENEYILREGDPVDEMHFILHGCLESVTTDGGRSGFFNKVQLKEGSFCGDELLTWALDPKSGANFPASSRTVKALTEVEAFALCAEELKFVASQFRRLHSRQVQHTFRFYSQQWRTWGACFIQAAWRRYYKRKMAEQRRKEEEAASRPSSSHPSLGATIYASRFAANAMRGVHRLRSKAVPAIVRLPKPPEPDFGVDDAD; encoded by the exons ATGTTTGACGGTGCTCAGAAAGCTCAATACATGGATGGACACAGGGAAAGGTTCATTAG GCTGGAGGAGTCAAGCCCGAGGTCATCTGTACCTTCTGAAGTGGGAGGTGGAAGTGCCTTGAGGTTCAGCATGCCTGGGTTTGGCTATGGTTCATTTAATGCACTAAGATCTTTCTTGTCAGGTGTCAGAAAGGGCTCTGGAAGACTCAAGTCACTTAGACAATCGCTTACATCTGGTGCTCCTAAGACCGCATTTGCGGAAGATCTTAAATCATTTAAGAAGACTATATTTGATCCCCAGGACAAACTTCTTTTTCGGATGAATTGGGTTTTTTTCTCGTCCTGTATTATTGCTGTTGCGGTGGatccacttttcttcttcctacCCATCATCAACATCACCAAAGATGGCAAACCAACCTGCATTGGTATAGATAAAACATTGGCAGTGGCATCAACAATAATACGGACAGTTATTGATTCTATCTATTTTATACGCATAATTCTTCAATTCCGCACTGCTTATGTTGCTCCATCTTCTCGAGTATTTGGAACTGGTGAGCTTGTGATTGATCCAGTGCCAATTGCTATGCGGTACATTAAAAGTTACTTCATAATGGACTTATTTGCGTTGCTACCACTTCCACAG ATTGTTGTTTGGAGATATCTCCACATTTCAGATGGTCCAGATGTACTGACTACAAAAAATGCATTGGTGTGGGTTGTCTTGGTCCAATATATTCCAAGGTTGTTACGGATTTTCCCTGTGACTACAGATCTGAAAAGGACAGCTGGTGTTTTTATTGAAACTGCTTGGGCTGGTGCTGCTTACTATCTTCTATGGTTTATGCTGGCTGGTCAT AATGTCGGTACTTTGTGGTACTTTTTAACCATTGAGCGTGAAGATGACTGCTGGCATTCATACTGTCATCTCAAGGATGGATGTGATAGCAACTACTTGTATTGCAGTGCTAATCATAATGGCAACTATGGCAGTTGGTTTAGTAGTACCCAAGTATTCAACCAGTGTAATGGTACTGTTAATAATCCTTTCAACTTTGGCATCTATCAGCAAGCACTGGTGTCTGGAATACTTGGTCCAGGAAACTTTATCTCAAAGTTATGCTATTGCTTCTGGTGGGGATTGCAAAATCTAAG TACACTTGGTCAAGGGCTTGTGACAAGCACATACCCTGGAGAAGTGCTATTCTCTATTGCAATATGTGTTCTTGGATTAATTCTTTTTGCTCTCCTCATTGGTAACATGCAG AGTTACCTACAATCAGTTGCTATACGCCTTGAAGAGATGAGAGTTAAGAAACGTGATGCTGAGCAGTGGATGCATCACCGTTCACTGCCACCAGAGATCAGACACCGAGTGAGGCGGTATGAACGTTATcggtggttggaaaccaggggAGTAGATGAAGAAAGTTTGGTTCAAACTCTTCCAAAAGATCTCAGGAGGGATATCAAACGTCATCTCTGTTTGGGATTAGTGAAAAGG GTACATTTGTTTGAGAATTTGGATGAACGATTGTTGGATGCAATATGTGAGCGGTTAAGACCTGCCTTGTACACAGAAAATGAATACATTTTGAGAGAAGGTGATCCAGTGGATGAGATGCATTTTATTCTCCATGGTTGTTTGGAGAGTGTAACCACTGATGGTGGACGAAGTGGATTCTTTAACAAGGTCCAGCTAAAGGAAGGCTCTTTCTGTGGTGATGAGTTACTCACCTGGGCATTGGACCCCAAGTCGGGCGCTAATTTCCCAGCTTCCAGCAGGACCGTCAAGGCACTCACTGAGGTTGAGGCATTTGCCTTGTGCGCCGAGGAGCTGAAATTCGTGGCCAGTCAGTTCAGGAGGCTGCACAGTAGGCAAGTTCAGCACACATTCAGATTCTATTCCCAGCAATGGAGGACTTGGGGGGCCTGTTTCATTCAAGCGGCATGGCGCCGCTATTACAAAAGGAAGATGGCGGAGCAGCGACGCAAGGAAGAAGAGGCAGCAAGCCGGCCAAGTAGCAGCCACCCTAGCCTCGGGGCGACTATCTACGCTTCTCGTTTCGCGGCTAACGCGATGCGAGGGGTTCACAGATTAAGAAGCAAGGCTGTCCCCGCAATTGTCAGGCTACCAAAGCCCCCAGAACCAGATTTTGGTGTCGACGATGCTGACTAA
- the LOC101761966 gene encoding pentatricopeptide repeat-containing protein At1g80550, mitochondrial, with translation MLPFLVRRRRRLALPFSTLHPPAPAAASTPPSSLDATAVLETLSLYVNDWRRALDFFHWSASPAGANLPPTAATLARAVDILGKHFEFPLATSLLLSHHDPARGDPAFLRPALRALLNRLAAANLVDDAVSAFNSTAASIGLRDEASFHLLIDALCDNRRVDEADHLCFGKDPPPFPLRTKTHNLLLRGWAKTRAWARLRQLWFDMDRRGVAKDLHSYSIYMDALSKSGKPWKAFKIFKEMKQRGVPIDVVAYNTAIHAVGFAESVDSAVRLYRQMVDAGCKPNTATFNAIVKLFCKEGRFKEGYAFVQQMHKAGCEPNVLTYHCFFQYLSRPQEVLRLFEKMLERGCQPRMDTYVMLIKRFGRWGFLRPVFIVWKAMEEQGLSPDAFAYNALIDALLEKGMVDLARKYDEEMLAKGLSPKPRKELGTKLPEAESDSDNVLNGVL, from the coding sequence ATGCTGCCCttcctcgtccgccgccgccgacgcctcgCCCTTCCCTTCTCCACCCTACACccgcccgctcccgccgccgcctccacgccgccCTCCTCTCTCGATGCCACGGCGGTGCTCGAGACGCTGTCCCTCTACGTTAACGACTGGCGCCGCGCGCTCGACTTCTTCCACTGgtccgcctcccccgccggcgCCAACCTGCCCccgaccgccgccaccctcgcccgcgccgtcgACATCCTCGGCAAGCACTTCGAGTTTCCGCTCGctacctccctcctcctctcccaccaCGACCCCGCGCGGGGGGACCCCGCTTTCCTCCGCCCCGCGCTCCGCGCCCTCCTCAatcgcctcgccgccgcaaaTCTCGTCGACGACGCCGTCAGCGCGTTCaactccaccgccgcctccatcggCCTCCGCGATGAGGCCTCCTTTCACCTCCTCATCGACGCGCTCTGCGACAACCGCCGCGTCGACGAGGCCGATCACCTGTGCTTCGGCAAGGACCCGCCGCCGTTCCCGCTGCGCACGAAGACCCACAACCTGCTCCTCCGCGGGTGGGCTAAGACCCGCGCCTGGGCGCGCCTCCGCCAGCTGTGGTTCGACATGGACCGCCGAGGCGTTGCCAAGGATCTTCACTCCTACTCGATATACATGGATGCCCTTTCTAAGTCAGGCAAGCCGTGGAAGGCCTTCAAAATTTTCAAGGAGATGAAGCAGAGAGGCGTTCCAATTGATGTCGTTGCATACAATACGGCGATCCATGCGGTTGGGTTCGCGGAGAGCGTCGATTCTGCTGTAAGGTTGTACAGACAGATGGTTGATGCTGGTTGCAAGCCGAATACTGCCACTTTCAATGCAATTGTCAAGTTATTCTGCAAGGAGGGGAGGTTCAAGGAAGGGTATGCGTTTGTTCAGCAGATGCACAAGGCTGGGTGCGAACCCAATGTGCTCACATACCATTGCTTTTTCCAGTACTTGAGCCGTCCACAGGAGGTCCTCAGACTGTTTGAGAAAATGCTTGAGAGGGGTTGCCAGCCAAGGATGGACACATATGTCATGCTCATAAAGAGGTTTGGGCGATGGGGTTTCCTTCGACCAGTGTTCATTGTGTGGAAGGCAATGGAAGAGCAGGGTCTTAGCCCGGATGCATTTGCATACAATGCGCTTATTGATGCATTACTGGAAAAAGGTATGGTAGATTTGGCTAGGAAGTATGATGAGGAAATGCTTGCGAAGGGACTCTCACCCAAGCCAAGGAAAGAGCTGGGGACTAAGTTGCCAGAAGCCGAGTCTGACAGTGATAATGTACTGAACGGTGTGCTTTGA